One [Clostridium] saccharolyticum WM1 DNA segment encodes these proteins:
- a CDS encoding metal ABC transporter permease — protein sequence MNGLMEKLILYFEYPFVRYALIVGILIALCSSLLGVTLVLKRFSFIGDGLSHVAFGGMAIATVIKMTNHMLLILPVTIVCAILLLRTGQNAKIRGDAAVAMISVGALALGYLLINIFSASANLAGDVCSTLFGSTSILTLTKTEVWLCAALSLVVIAVFLLFYHKIFAVTFDEEFAKAAGINAGQYNLLIAVIIAIIIVLAMNLVGSLLISALVIFPALSAMRLFKNFKTVIICSAILSVFCAVLGILTSILAGTPVGSTIVAVDIAAFALCSLIGRISGGVRR from the coding sequence ATGAATGGATTGATGGAAAAACTAATTTTATATTTTGAATACCCCTTTGTGCGCTATGCACTGATCGTGGGAATACTGATTGCTCTCTGCTCCTCTCTTCTGGGTGTTACCCTGGTATTAAAACGCTTTTCCTTTATCGGTGACGGGCTTTCCCATGTGGCCTTTGGGGGGATGGCAATCGCTACGGTGATTAAGATGACCAACCACATGTTACTTATTCTGCCGGTCACAATCGTCTGCGCGATCCTTCTGCTGCGTACCGGACAAAATGCCAAAATCAGGGGAGACGCTGCTGTTGCAATGATTTCTGTGGGCGCATTGGCCCTGGGCTACCTGCTGATAAATATTTTTTCCGCCTCCGCCAATCTGGCAGGAGACGTATGCAGTACGCTGTTTGGATCAACCTCCATTCTGACGCTGACAAAGACAGAGGTTTGGCTTTGCGCTGCACTTTCATTGGTAGTGATCGCCGTATTTCTTCTCTTTTACCATAAGATCTTCGCAGTCACCTTTGACGAAGAGTTTGCCAAAGCTGCCGGAATAAATGCCGGCCAATACAACCTGCTGATTGCGGTTATCATAGCCATCATCATTGTACTTGCCATGAATCTTGTAGGTTCTCTGCTGATCTCAGCTTTGGTCATCTTTCCTGCCCTTTCGGCTATGCGGCTGTTTAAAAATTTTAAGACCGTGATTATATGTTCTGCAATCTTGTCTGTTTTCTGCGCCGTACTGGGAATTCTCACCTCCATACTGGCCGGAACGCCGGTAGGCTCCACCATTGTTGCCGTAGATATCGCGGCATTTGCCTTATGTTCACTCATCGGAAGGATTTCAGGAGGAGTAAGGAGATGA
- a CDS encoding metal ABC transporter ATP-binding protein: protein MAQLTCNSLTLGYDGKTVLEGLDFSVNSGDYLCIIGENGSGKTTLMKAILRLHSPMEGSIVMENGFQSAGIGYLPQQTVVQKDFPASVWEIVLSGCLNRCGLRPYYNHKEKQLARSNMEKMGISHLSGRCYRELSGGQQQRVLLARALCAAGKMLLLDEPVSGLDPKVTAEMYGLIRKLNEEGITILMISHDISAAVKYASHILHIGNPHFFGTRDEYLDNDTGKAFLSRDGSSNA, encoded by the coding sequence GTGGCACAGCTAACATGTAACAGCCTCACCCTGGGTTACGATGGCAAAACAGTTCTTGAAGGACTTGATTTTTCCGTAAACAGTGGCGATTATCTTTGTATTATAGGTGAAAACGGCTCCGGTAAAACTACTTTGATGAAGGCCATTCTGCGCCTTCATTCCCCGATGGAAGGAAGCATTGTTATGGAAAACGGATTTCAGTCTGCCGGAATCGGATATCTGCCGCAGCAGACAGTGGTCCAGAAAGACTTCCCTGCTTCCGTCTGGGAAATCGTCTTGTCCGGCTGTTTGAACCGATGCGGGCTGCGCCCTTATTATAATCATAAAGAAAAGCAGCTTGCCCGCAGCAATATGGAAAAAATGGGGATCTCCCACTTATCAGGACGGTGTTACAGGGAATTGTCCGGAGGCCAGCAGCAAAGGGTTCTGCTGGCACGGGCGCTGTGTGCCGCAGGAAAAATGCTTCTCCTTGACGAGCCTGTTTCAGGACTTGACCCAAAGGTCACCGCTGAAATGTACGGTCTGATCCGTAAGCTCAATGAAGAAGGCATCACCATCCTTATGATTTCTCATGATATCAGCGCTGCCGTAAAATATGCAAGCCATATCCTGCACATTGGAAATCCTCACTTCTTCGGAACAAGGGATGAATACCTGGACAATGATACAGGCAAAGCATTCTTATCTCGGGACGGGAGTTCAAACGCATGA
- a CDS encoding DUF6382 domain-containing protein — translation MKAAYRREMRHNYLIIELEETGYDGYEILMLASNGIEGLLKFRAKQMDDRVLYYYEITSKQPLSRVLEYHSLGGEELKRLIGDIGQTLGRLELYLLKEKQILLEPEYIYVEPEQFKVFLCLVPGRHVDFPGEMTGLLRYLLGKVNHQDKECVVMAYGLYQESLKENYGMKDLLEIAGKNCSGTKGSDENIPQPDDTKAPEESQMSPLPYGLRDLNEEMEERISLSDVRKKGLLFVIPFSAMIGITLVLWLLSGLEGILKFWYAVPFAGIFTAFTALTAWRRYSGQQNEAMVKGEEGGRQPVERDDWKMAFVEEIKEKAPKFEAGDEEIIQTTLLTDPGADKNIRYLRALGPDTEDILITYVPFLIGKQEGMVDCVLSGDAVSRIHARIDRDGEEYRISDLNSTNGTTVNGRVLETNETVGLKKGDEVLIANFAYIFT, via the coding sequence ATGAAGGCTGCATACAGGCGGGAAATGAGGCACAATTATTTGATTATAGAGCTGGAAGAGACTGGATATGACGGCTACGAAATACTTATGCTGGCTTCAAATGGAATTGAGGGCCTGTTGAAATTTCGTGCGAAGCAGATGGATGACAGAGTGCTTTACTATTATGAAATCACCTCAAAGCAGCCCTTAAGTAGGGTTCTGGAATACCATAGCCTGGGCGGTGAGGAGCTTAAAAGGTTAATTGGTGATATTGGGCAGACCCTGGGGCGGCTGGAGCTTTACCTCCTTAAGGAAAAGCAGATCCTTTTAGAACCGGAATATATTTATGTGGAGCCGGAGCAGTTTAAGGTTTTCCTTTGCCTGGTGCCCGGAAGGCACGTGGATTTTCCAGGAGAGATGACAGGTTTGCTGAGATATCTTCTGGGAAAGGTCAATCATCAGGATAAGGAATGTGTGGTAATGGCCTATGGACTGTACCAGGAAAGCCTTAAGGAGAATTACGGGATGAAGGATCTTCTTGAAATAGCAGGAAAAAATTGCTCCGGGACAAAAGGCAGTGATGAAAATATCCCACAGCCAGATGATACCAAAGCACCGGAAGAAAGCCAGATGTCTCCACTTCCATATGGACTCAGGGATTTAAACGAGGAAATGGAAGAACGGATAAGCCTTTCTGATGTGAGAAAAAAAGGGCTTCTGTTTGTTATTCCGTTTTCAGCCATGATCGGTATCACCTTAGTGTTATGGCTGTTATCTGGGCTGGAAGGAATCCTGAAATTCTGGTATGCGGTGCCTTTTGCAGGAATTTTTACGGCTTTCACGGCGTTGACAGCGTGGAGAAGATATTCCGGGCAGCAAAATGAGGCTATGGTTAAAGGAGAGGAAGGGGGCCGTCAACCGGTGGAAAGGGATGACTGGAAAATGGCCTTTGTGGAAGAAATAAAGGAAAAGGCTCCCAAATTTGAAGCGGGAGATGAAGAAATAATCCAGACGACCCTGCTGACGGATCCTGGAGCGGATAAGAATATCCGGTACTTACGGGCGTTGGGTCCAGATACGGAAGATATATTAATAACTTATGTCCCCTTTCTGATCGGAAAGCAGGAAGGCATGGTTGACTGCGTCCTTTCCGGAGATGCCGTCAGCAGGATTCATGCCAGGATCGACCGGGATGGAGAGGAATACCGGATCAGTGACTTGAATTCCACAAATGGAACCACTGTAAACGGGCGGGTATTAGAGACTAATGAGACGGTCGGATTGAAGAAGGGAGATGAGGTTCTAATCGCAAACTTTGCTTATATATTTACATAA